Part of the Rhizobiales bacterium NRL2 genome is shown below.
TTAGGTCTCCGACGAAATCATGGAACGCACCATCGCCCGGGACGATTGCCGCCACGCTCTCCGACTGGTCGATCTGGTAGGCCGCCTCGTCGAGGGCGAGGCGCGTGTTCAGCACAACCGGCACGATGCCGATCTGTGCGGCGCCCAGCCAGTACCAGATGAACTCGGGGCGGTTGGGCATCCAGATCGCCACCTTGTCGCCGCGGACCAGACCGAGTCGTCCCAGCCTTGCCGAAGCCCGGTCGATCTCGGCACGAACCTCGGTGAAACTCATGCGACGGTCCTCGAATACAAGCGCCTCGCGGTCACCAAATTGTTCGGCCATATAGTCGAGCGCCGGCCCGTAGCTCATGCCCTTGTAGGGGTTCATCGCCTTTCTCCTTCCGGCAACCGGGCGTAGATTGTTCCTATTCAAGGGTGCCCAAATCCATTGCATTGACCGCAAAGATGCTTCAGAAACACCCTATCCTCATGATTCGGCTGCAATCCGTCACCTATCCAACTTGTCAGCGTAGACCCATGCGGCGCCCGTACCAGAGATATTCGGCGGTCATTGGCAAGCTGCCCTGAAATGTCAGTTCGGATAGATGAGACCATAGCGGCCAGACAATGCTACTATGATCAGAGGCAATTTTGGGGTCAATAAGAGGATGCCAATAGGTACAATGCTAGGATTCCTGAATGTGGATGCCTGACATATCCCAGGAGAAGGGGCCAACATATCTGGCGGTGGCTAACGCCTATGCGGAAGCCATCGAGCGCGGAGACCTGCCCGCAGGGACGAGGTTGCCGCCGCAACGCGATCTCGCCAAGGAACTCGGCGTGACCGTCGGCACGATCAGCCGAGCCTATGCGCTGATGAGTAAACGGGAACTGGTCAGCGGTGAGGTCGGACGGGGTACATTTGTCCGCGGCACGCGCCAGGACGCGCCATACACCGATTTCTCCAGCGAGCGAACGGTAAGCAGAGCTATCGATCTCGCATGTTTCCGTGCGCCGGTTAGCAGCATCAACGCCATCATCGCCGAAGCTGCGGTTCAGGCCGCGAACCGGAGCGGCCCGCATCCGATGCACAAGTATCCGCCAGCCGCCGGGCTGATTTCGCATCGCAATGACGGCGCCGAATGGCTGAGCCGATACGGGCTAAAGGTCGGCGGCGATCAGGTACTGATATGCGGCGGTGCCCAGTTGGCGTTGAACGTTGCGCTCAACACCTTCATCCGGCGCGGCGAACGCGTCCTTGGGGAAGCGATCAGCTACGCCGGGTTGCGGGCGATCTGCGCAATCCACGAAATTGAGCTGCAAGGCCTGGAGATCGACGAGAACGGGCTCGTTCCGGCTGCGCTCGATCAAGCGTGTAGAGCGGGGCTCGGCAGCACGGTGGTCGTTCAGCCCACACTCCATAATCCGACCACGGCGCTCATGCCTCTGGAGCGGCGGCGCGAAATCGCCGAACTGGCGAAGAAGTACGACTTGCTGCTCATCGAAGATGACACCGCCGGCGGCATGCTGATGGACCGGCCGCCGCCGATCGCCACCCTTGCGCCGGATCACACCATCTACATCAACAGCGTTTCCAAATGCATGAGCCCCGCGCTGCGGCTCGGCTACATGGCGGCACCGCGCCAGTTGGTGGATCGGTTGGAGCGCGTACTCCACACGCTGTCACTCGGAGCGCCGCCCCTGGTCTCGGACGTGATGTCCGTCCTGCTTTCGTCGGGCTCGGCCGACAGAATCATCGACATGAACTTCAAGGAGACCCTGCAACGGCAGTCGATCGTCGCGGAAATACTGGGCCACAACGACATCCGCAGCCGTCCGGGAGCGTTCTTCGCTTGGCTGCAATTGCCTAGCTACTGGCAGGCCCACGAATTCGTGGCAAGCGCACTGCGCGAGGGGGTCAATGTCACCGACGGCGACAATTTTCTGGTCGACCGCGGAATTCCGTTGAATGCCGTACGAATCTCTATCGACGGCGCGCCGGGCCAAGATACGCTGCGGCACGGTCTCGAGATCCTTTCGCGGCTCTTGCACCAGGAACCAAAGGCCTGGATGGCGGTTGTCTGATTGGTCCATGGCGCGCTTCAATGCACGCCGAGGCTGCCCACAAAGAGATCGTTGACCCGGTCGGCGGCGTCATAAGCCACCCAGTGGCCCGCGCCTTTGACGATCGTCGTTCGCATGGCCGGGAACTCCCGGTTGAGGCGGCCCAGGCAGGCGGCGACGTTAGGCTGCAGATAGCGGTCGCGGTCGCCAGCGATCACGTGGGCCCTGGACGCGATATCCGGCATGACGTCCAGGGTCGCCGACGAGTCGGAAATCGGCATGCCGATCAGCCGCCGGCGGCGGGACGTCAGACGGAACTGGATATCGACGGCCAATTCATCGACCTGTGAGGGAACGCCGATCATGCTGACCCCGAGGTTGTGGCGAACGACTGCGCGCTGTTCAGCAACGGAGGCCCTGTAGGGGCGGCGCAGCATCCCTTCGCTATTGTCGGCCCAGCCTGCTCCCAGGCCCGCTGGTCCCAGCAGGAATACCTGTCGGACATATGTCCCCAGCGCCGCCGCGGCATGCGCCGTGATTACCGAACCGAGCGAGAATCCGCCGAGAACAAGGTCGCCTTCAGGCGCCAGTTTTCTGATGCCGGACACGACAATCTCCGCCAGGCGCGGGGCGTCTACCGGCGGCGAGAGGGGATCGGAATCGCCCAGTCCGGGAAGGTCTCCAGCGATGACCTTGCCATGTTTCGAAAGAGGCCCGATGTTGCGGATCCAGTGTTCCCAAGATCCATGGCCGCCATGCAGCAGCACGATCGGTCGACCCTTTCCCCATATCCGCCAGACCATTTCGCCGTCGCCGCAGGATGTTCCGACACGCTCGGCTTCCGAACCGAGACGAGCAGGAAGTTCCTGACCGGTCGTCAAGGGCAACTCAGAGACGGCCGTCGACAGCCGGCCCCGATCCCTCGACAAGTTCCACCTCCCATTTTAGGTAACGGAGCATGCCTTCCTTGCCCTGCTTGTAGGGCGGCAACACGTAGTCGTCGCCGCCATAGGTTTCGCCCGGCTCGCCTTTTTCGATCGCGCCTCCGGCCTTCTCCCAGGCGCGCGTTCCACCGCGCAGCACGGCGACGTCGCGATAGCCCTCGGCCGCGAGTGTGGCCGCCGCATAGGCGGCCTGGCCTTCATCGCGCGCCGTCACCAGCAGCGACCGGTCGGGCGCGGCGATCTCGCCGACCTTCAGTTCCAGCCAACCCCGTGGCAACCAGCGCGCGCCGGGAAGATGCCCGCCGGCGTACTGACGGCTCGGCCCGACATCGATGACCACGGGAGCCGCCTCACCCTTGAGCGCAGTCCGGGCATCGACGGGATCGACGAACCGCGCGGCCTGCCGGGCCTCCACCAGGCCCAGCGGTTCCGGTCTCGGTCGGCCGGTCTCGAGCGCCCGCCCTTCCCCGCGCCATGCGGGTACACCACCGGCAAGCCGGGCCACGTTGAGATAGCCCATCCGCCGCAGCCAGTAGCCCGTCATGGCTGCCCGTGCATCTCCGTCATCCACCAGCAGGATCTCACCCGACGGGACCGCGAAGAAGTCGTCCGCGCGCTGGATGGCCTGGCCGCCGGGTAGCGCCGAAGTGCCCGGGATATGCCCCTCCATGTAGGTAGCCAGGCTGCGGACATCGAAGGCGTACACGTTGGACGTCCCCCGCTTTCGCAATCGGCTGGCCAGGTCATCGGTCGACAAGACTTCGACACCCGCCTCGCCGGCCAGGCGCTCGGCCGCGTCGCGGGCATGGTGCAGCGACTCCTCGCTCGGTTCTTCCAGGCTGCGATGTCTGTCGCTCTCCAGCGACAGGTCTTCCAGCAGCCAGCCGGACGTGCCGTTCTCCATCGCATAGACATTCTCGACGCCGAGCAGGTGGAGCGTACGCGCTGCGATGATGCTTCGCGTGCGCCCGGCACAATTGACGACGACGGTCTCGTGTTTTCGGCCGAGGTCGAAGGCATTGAGGATCAGATCGAAGGAGGGCGCCTCGACGCCACTCGGAATATGGCCTTCCCGGTACTCCTCCGGCGTTCGCACGTCGCAGATGATCAGGTCCTCGCCGTCCTCCATGCGCCGCCGGATATCGGCGGCGGTCAGGGCCGGCGGATGCTCCTGCGTGTGAACCCGTTCGCCGAACGCCTTCGACGGCACGTTCGAGCCGGAAATGACGGGCTGTCCCGCAGCACGCCAAACGGGCAATCCACCCGTCAGAAAGCCGGCCCGGGCATAGCCCAGCCGCGACAGCGTCTCGGCGGCGAGACGGGCACGTCCGTCGCCGTCATCGTAGACGATGATCGTCGTATCGCGGGCCGGGACCAGATCACCGATCCGGTACTCCAACTGCCGACGGGGTAGCGAGGTGGCTCCGAAGATGTGGCATGCGTCGGATTCGCCGCGCTCCCGCACGTCGAGCAGGGCCCAGTCACGAGTCGCCTCCGCGTTTCTCAACTCCGCCAGTTGCTCCACCGAATACTCGATCATCGTCGTTTCCTCCCCGATAACCACAGTCTTGCGCCTGGCAGCATGCAACACGGCTACCCCGGCCAGTCCCTGCAGGATAAATGTCGTAGGTACAATTTGTATCATTATTGCTTGCATCATTGTGCACAATCAAGCCAGACTTGGCGTAACAACAAGTGAGACCGTCCCCGAGTTGCAGGGCCCTTCCCCGGATAGCCAAGCTGACCGGAATCTTGCGTGCGGACGGATCGTAAGGAGTAAACGGGAACCCGATGGACAAATCGTTGCTGGATGAACTGGAAGCCCGCCGGCGTGAGGGTAAGGCCATGGGCGGGCCCGAGAAGCTCAAAGCACATGAGGCCGCCGGAAAATTGAATGCTCGCGAGCGGCTCGACATCCTGCTCGATCCGGGAACGTTCGTGGAAATTGGCGTCCTCAACCGCAGCCAGACTCCGGAGCTCCACTCGCGCACGCCGGCCGACGGCCTCGTCGCGGGATACGGCAAAATCGATGGCCGAACAGTCTACGTCACTTCAGAGGACAAGACGATCCAGGCGGGAACCCGCGGCCGGGTCGCGGAAAAGAAGAGCAAGCGCATCCGCGAACTCGCGGTCAAACACGGCGCGCCGTACATCACGCTGATGGAGGCTGGCGCCGGGCGTTTCCAGGAAATGAGCGGCGCCCTGGCTGCCGATGTCGGTTACCGGTTCCTCGAGCACTACAACATGTCCGGCCGGGTGCCACAGTGCGCCGTGTTCATGGGCGCATGCTTCGGCGGTCCCTCATTCACGGCAATGCAGTCGGATTTCGTCAGTATTGTCCGCGGAATGGGACATATCGGCATGTCAGGACCACCGCTGGTCCGCGTCGGTCTGGGCCGCGAAGTCACCATGGAAGAACTGGGCGGAGCGACAAAGAGCGCCTCCGAAACTGGCCAGGCCGATCATCTGGCCGAAGACGAAAGAGAAGCACTTCAGTCCATAAGGGATTTCCTGTCCTTCTTCCCGTCCAATTCCGGGGAACTGCCACCGCCCGCTGAACCGGAACCGGCGCCCATTGATTCCGAACAGGGCCGGACCCGTATCACGGAGTTGGTCAGCGAAGACGGCCGCAAGGCCTATGACGGTCGCGAGTTGGTTCGGCTCGTCACCGATGGAGGCCGCATCTTTCCCTATCGGGCCGATTACGGCCGCAGTCTCGTCACAGCCTGGGGCCGCGTGAATGGCGAGTCGGTTGGGTTCGTCGCCAACAATCCGATATTCCTGGCCGGCACGATCGACGACAAGGCCGCGATAAAGGTCAGAAAGTTCGTGGATCTCTGCGACGCCTTCCATATCCCCATGGTTTTCTTCATCGATTGCCCAGGATTCATGGTGGGCCCCGAGATCGAAAGCAAACGCATGGTCAGCCATGCCTCGCGTCTTCTGAACTCCATGATCGGCGCGACGGTCCCCCGGGCGACAATCGTGGTCCGCAAAGGCATTGGCCTCGCCTATCTGGCCTTGGGTGGACGGCCCGTAAACCCGGATGTCATCGTCGGCTGGCCGACAGCACATTTTGATCCGATGGGGCCTCTGGCTGGCGTTGAACTGGTTCATGCCCGTGCCATCGCCCAGGCCGAGGACCCCGACGCCCATCGTTCCGAGCTGATCGAAAAGGCAAAGAAAGACGCTCTCGGTTACCGGGCCGCGGAAATGCATCTGATCGACGACATCATTCACCCCGCTGAGACCAGGGACGTGATCGCGGGAATGATCGAACGGGCGAAGGCCGACCGCCGGACCGGCTTCAAGCACCGCATCGATCCCTGAACGCTCCGGGGGAACCACGAGATCGGCACGAATGATCATGGAAGTCGACCAAGACGATAGCGCCTGGACACGAACGGTCGATGTCGCGGTCGTTGGCTTTGGCGCCGCTGGCGCCATTGCGGCGATTGAAGCTGCAGATGCTGGCGCCACCGTCGAGGTTCTCGAGAAGATGCCGTTCCCGGGCGGACTCTCGGCGGTTTCGGCCGGAGGACTTCGATATACGACCGACGCGGATGCCGCGTTCACCTATCTGCAATCGACCTGTGGCGGGAAAACGCCAGACGACGTTCTTCGCGTTCTGGCCGATGGCATGCTCGGGCTGCCAGACTATCTGGACGGACTTGCGGCAGCCTGCGGCGCGACGGTGAAACGGATCTCCGCGGTCGGTAACTACCCCTTTCCCGGCTACGAAACCCTCGGATTCTGTCAGGTTGACGAAGTGCCGTCACTTACCGGGGCGACGGCGTGGCACGCCGTCGAGGGCCCCCGTGACGGCGCAAAGCTGCTGGCCATTCTGGAAACGAACATGGCCTCGCGCCGCATCGCCACCCGCTTCGGCACGGCCGCGCGGCGGCTGATCCGCGACGGTTCGGGCCGCGTCCTCGGCCTGGTTGCCGAAAGAGGTGGCGAGACAGTGCGCATTCGCGCCCGCGGAGGCGTCGTCCTTGCCTGCGGCGGCTTCGAGAACAACCCGGCGATGCAGGCCCAGTATTTCGAGACGGGTCCGGTCGTGCCCGGCTCGTTTCTGGGCAACACGGGCGACGGCATCCTGATGGCGCAGGAGGTCGGCGCCGACCTCTGGCACATGTGGCATTATCACGGTCCCTACGGCATGCGGCATCCGGACCCTGAATACCGCCTGGGCTTCTTCATGAAGGCACTGCCGATGTGGACGCCGGGCCGAGACGACGCGGTCTCGAACCTGGGCGTCACCGACGCGGAAGGCCAACCCTCCCAACAACGGGCAGTGGTCGAGATTCCTTGGATACTCGTCGATCAGGACGGCCGACGATTCATGGACGAGTATCCGCCTTACATGAGCGACACAGGCGTCCGGCCATTCGATACCTTCGACCCAGTGAAGCAGCGCTACCCCAGACTGCCGGCTTTTGCATTGCTCGACGAACCGGGCCGGAAGCGCATCCCCATCGGCCGCGCGGTGGCCAACGACCTCGACCACCGCTATCGCTGGAGCGGTGACAACAGCGCCGAAATAGAGCTCGGTATCTTGAAACAGGCGTCGACGATCGCCGCCCTGGCCGAACGGATCGGTGTCCCGGCGGCGGCGCTCGAAAGGACGGTGGCGGCCTGGAACGACGCTTGCGCTCGGGGCGAAGATGACGCCTTTGGTCGCCGCGACGATACAATGGTACCGATCGTCACGCCGCCGTTTCTCGCCGCCGAGGTCTGGCCAATGGTGATCAACACCCAGGGCGGGCCCGTCCACGACAGCCGCCAGCGCGTGCTGAATCCGTTCGGCGAACCGATCCTGGGGCTTTATGCAGCGGGCGAACTCGGCAGCGTTTTTGGCCATATCTACCTGGCCGGGGGCAACCTGGCCGAATGCGTGGTTGGCGGCCGTATTGCCGGGCGCGAGGCCGCCCGCCTCGCAGACCACTAACCGCCATCCACCTCGATCACTCCGCCATTGACGAAACCCGCCGCGTCAGAGACCGCAAAAAGAACAGCAGCCGAGACCTCCGCCGCCGTGCCAAGCCGCCCGAGAGCGTTGGAGCTACGGATTCTCTCTGCCGCCGCGGCGTCGTCGCCGTCCGACGAAGCGGCCTGGACCGCCGCCAGCCGAGGCGACTGGATGACGCCGGGCGAAACCGCGAGCACCCTGATCCCCTCTCGGCCATAGACGCCTGCCAGACCGCGGACAAGGAGATTGACCGCAGCATTGACGCTGGAGCCCGGCAGGTGAACGTCACGGGGTATACGGCCGCCCTTTCCGGTGACGCAAACGATGCGTCCGCCGCCACGCGACCGCATGAGCGGCACCGCGGCACGAATCGCGCGGACATATCCCAGATACTTGGTCTGCAGGACCTCTTCCCAGTCGTCATCGGAAAGCAACAGGAAATCGCCAAAGGTCGGCACGGTCGTGGTGTTCACCAGGATGTCGAGTCCGCCGGCCGCGTCACCGATATAAGACGCGGCCCGGTCGACGCTTTTCCGGTCGGTGACATCGACGGCGAGGCCATGCACGCCACCTGGACCGTCGATGCCTTCGAGAGTACTGGCGATTTTCGCCTCGCTTCGCCCCGAACAAAAAACCGTCGCGCCGGCCGCGGCCAGATCGAGCGCCATCCGCGCGCCAAGCGTCCCGGTGGCGCCAACAACCCAGGCTATTTTGCCTTCCAGTCCGCGTTCCAGGGGGAGCCCTCCAGTGCGATCCGCCACGGCTACCTCTGCATTGTCGAGTCGAACTCTTCGCCGAGTTCGGCCTGACCGATAATCTGCGCCGTCCGGTCATGGCCGGCGTGCTGGATATGCGTCTGCACGTTGGCGATCGCCCGACCCAAAGGGAATTCCTCGAACAGGGCGGTCGAGCCTGAGGCCATCGTTACCTTCTCGCAGACGTCGAGCGCCACGCGCGCGGTCGTGAACTTTGCCGCCATCGCGAGCAGTTCCGCCTCGACCACGGACTTCGTCTTCCAGGCGCGGATCGCGTCATGGAACAGCGACTCGGCGTTCTGCAGGGCGATCTTCATTTCGCCGGCGCGCAGCAGGACGATGGGGTCCTTGCCCTTGCCCTTCTTGGTGATGTAGCCGCGGAACCACTCGTAGACGCCTTCGGCCACGCCCAGATAGTTGGCTGAAAAGCCGAGATGGAACTTGCCCTGCCAACGCTGGCGCGGGTAGTCGCCGGCGCTGCCGAGAACGTTTTCCTTCGGCACCTTGACGTCCTTCAGCGTCACCAGCGAACTCACAGCGGCACGCATGCCCATCGGGCGGTACCAGTCATCGTCGATTTCGACGCCGTCCTGGCCGGGCTCAATCAGGGTCATGAGGTGATTGTCCGCCCAGTGCTCGATCCCGTCGATCGAGGTGAAGACGATCGCCACCACCATCATCGGCGCATTGGTCGCGTAGTTCTTGACGCCGTCGACCACATAGCCGCCACCGTCCAGCGGTCGGGCCTTTGTCGTCATGATGTACATGTGGCGGCGATTTGGCTCGCTGCCAATGCCGGTAACGAGCACCGGACGTTCGGTCTGCGGCTTGATGTAGCGCTCGTGCTGGTCCGGCGTGCCGATCTGTTCCAGCATCCAGTTGTTGTGATTGTTGACCTGCAGGCAGTGGGCAGTGGAGCCGCAGCCCCTCGCAGTCACCCGGATAGCCTGGAGATAGGTCGCCGGATCGTCGGTATCGAGATTACTCCCCTTGCCACCAAGTTCCTTCGATACGGTAGACAGCAGATATCCGCGTTCAAAGAGATCGCGGATGTTCTCCTCGGGCATCCTGCATTCGGGCTCATAGCGGATACCGCGCTCCCGGAACGTCGACATGGCTAGCTCCGACAATTCCCGAATGCCGGGAGCGTTGAGCGCATCAACCGGATCGATGAACGCACCGGCGACTTTTTCGCCGGGTTTCGAGTATGTCATTTCTTCTCCTCCCAAGATGAGCTCCGCCGCCACCCCCGGCAGCAATTCAGGTGTCGGCGACCTTCTGCTCCACCAGACGCCGGGCCTCTTCCTTCAGTTCCAGTCGCCGCACCTTGCCACTGCCTGTCATCGGAAACGCGTCGACGATCCGGACATGTCGGGGCACCTTGTAACCGGCGATATGCTCACGGCAGTGCTCAATCAGGGCATCCGCGTCGACCGACTGGCCCGGGCGCGGCTTCACGAAAACGAAGGCGGCTTCGCCAAGCCGGCGGTCAGGCACACCGACGACGAAGGCTTCGCCGACGCCGGGATAGCGGTTGACGAAGTCCTCGATTTCCAGCGTCGCGACGTTGAAGCCAGAGGGCTTGATCATTTCCTTCAGCCGGCCGCGGAAGACGAGGTGGCCGTCGTCCGTCATCTCGCCGAGATCGCCGGTCCTCAGCCACCCTTCCTCATCGAACGCAGCCGCATTTTCCTCGGGGCGATTGTAGTAACCCGCCATGACAGTGTAG
Proteins encoded:
- a CDS encoding fumarate reductase; this encodes MEVDQDDSAWTRTVDVAVVGFGAAGAIAAIEAADAGATVEVLEKMPFPGGLSAVSAGGLRYTTDADAAFTYLQSTCGGKTPDDVLRVLADGMLGLPDYLDGLAAACGATVKRISAVGNYPFPGYETLGFCQVDEVPSLTGATAWHAVEGPRDGAKLLAILETNMASRRIATRFGTAARRLIRDGSGRVLGLVAERGGETVRIRARGGVVLACGGFENNPAMQAQYFETGPVVPGSFLGNTGDGILMAQEVGADLWHMWHYHGPYGMRHPDPEYRLGFFMKALPMWTPGRDDAVSNLGVTDAEGQPSQQRAVVEIPWILVDQDGRRFMDEYPPYMSDTGVRPFDTFDPVKQRYPRLPAFALLDEPGRKRIPIGRAVANDLDHRYRWSGDNSAEIELGILKQASTIAALAERIGVPAAALERTVAAWNDACARGEDDAFGRRDDTMVPIVTPPFLAAEVWPMVINTQGGPVHDSRQRVLNPFGEPILGLYAAGELGSVFGHIYLAGGNLAECVVGGRIAGREAARLADH